The following proteins are co-located in the Prionailurus viverrinus isolate Anna chromosome A1, UM_Priviv_1.0, whole genome shotgun sequence genome:
- the FST gene encoding follistatin isoform X1: MVGPRHQPGGLCLLLLLLCQFMEDRSAQAGNCWLRQAKNGRCQVLYKTELSKEECCSTGRLSTSWTEEDVNDNTLFKWMIFNGGAPNCIPCKETCENVDCGPGKKCRMNKKNKPRCVCAPDCSNITWKGPVCGLDGKTYRNECALLKARCKEQPELEVQYQGKCKKTCRDVFCPGSSTCVVDQTNNAYCVTCNRICPEPTSSEQYLCGNDGVTYSSACHLRKATCLLGRSIGLAYEGKCIKAKSCEDIQCTGGKKCLWDFKVGRGRCSLCDELCPESKSEEPVCASDNATYASECAMKEAACSSGVLLEVKHSGSCNSISEDTEEEEEDEDQDYSFPISSILEW, translated from the exons ATGGTCGGTCCCAGGCACCAGCCCGGCGGGCTgtgcctcctgctgctgctgctctgccAGTTCATGGAGGACCGCAGCGCCCAGG CTGGGAATTGCTGGCTCCGCCAAGCGAAGAACGGCCGCTGCCAGGTCCTGTACAAGACCGAACTGAGCAAGGAGGAGTGCTGCAGCACCGGCCGCCTGAGCACCTCGTGGACCGAGGAGGATGTAAATGACAACACGCTCTTCAAGTGGATGATTTTCAACGGGGGCGCCCCCAACTGCATCCCCTGTAAAG AAACATGTGAGAACGTGGACTGTGGACCCGGGAAAAAATGCCGAATGAACAAGAAGAACAAACCCCGCTGCGTCTGCGCCCCAGACTGTTCCAACATCACCTGGAAAGGGCCAGTCTGCGGGCTGGATGGGAAAACCTACCGCAACGAATGTGCACTCCTCAAGGCCAGATGTAAAGAGCAGCCGGAACTGGAAGTCCAGTACCAGGGCAAATGTAAAA aGACATGTCGGGATGTTTTCTGTCCAGGCAGCTCCACATGCGTGGTGGACCAGACTAACAATGCTTACTGTGTGACGTGTAACCGGATTTGCCCAGAGCCCACCTCCTCTGAACAGTATCTCTGTGGGAATGATGGTGTGACCTACTCCAGTGCCTGTCACCTGAGGAAGGCTACCTGCCTACTGGGCAGATCGATTGGATTAGCCTATGAGGGAAAGTGTATCA AAGCAAAGTCCTGTGAAGATATCCAGTGCACTGGTGGAAAAAAGTGTTTATGGGATTTCAAGGTTGGCAGAGGCCGGTGTTCCCTCTGCGATGAGCTGTGCCCCGAGAGTAAGTCCGAGGAGCCTGTCTGTGCCAGTGACAATGCCACTTACGCCAGTGAGTGTGCCATGAAGGAGGCTGCCTGTTCCTCAGGTGTGCTGCTGGAAGTCAAGCACTCCGGATCTTGCAACT CCATTTCGGAAGACAccgaggaggaagaggaagatgaagacCAGGACTACAGCTTTCCTATATCTTCCATTCTAGAGTGGTAA
- the FST gene encoding follistatin isoform X3, whose amino-acid sequence MVGPRHQPGGLCLLLLLLCQFMEDRSAQAGNCWLRQAKNGRCQVLYKTELSKEECCSTGRLSTSWTEEDVNDNTLFKWMIFNGGAPNCIPCKETCENVDCGPGKKCRMNKKNKPRCVCAPDCSNITWKGPVCGLDGKTYRNECALLKARCKEQPELEVQYQGKCKKTCRDVFCPGSSTCVVDQTNNAYCVTCNRICPEPTSSEQYLCGNDGVTYSSACHLRKATCLLGRSIGLAYEGKCIKAKSCEDIQCTGGKKCLWDFKVGRGRCSLCDELCPESKSEEPVCASDNATYASECAMKEAACSSGVLLEVKHSGSCN is encoded by the exons ATGGTCGGTCCCAGGCACCAGCCCGGCGGGCTgtgcctcctgctgctgctgctctgccAGTTCATGGAGGACCGCAGCGCCCAGG CTGGGAATTGCTGGCTCCGCCAAGCGAAGAACGGCCGCTGCCAGGTCCTGTACAAGACCGAACTGAGCAAGGAGGAGTGCTGCAGCACCGGCCGCCTGAGCACCTCGTGGACCGAGGAGGATGTAAATGACAACACGCTCTTCAAGTGGATGATTTTCAACGGGGGCGCCCCCAACTGCATCCCCTGTAAAG AAACATGTGAGAACGTGGACTGTGGACCCGGGAAAAAATGCCGAATGAACAAGAAGAACAAACCCCGCTGCGTCTGCGCCCCAGACTGTTCCAACATCACCTGGAAAGGGCCAGTCTGCGGGCTGGATGGGAAAACCTACCGCAACGAATGTGCACTCCTCAAGGCCAGATGTAAAGAGCAGCCGGAACTGGAAGTCCAGTACCAGGGCAAATGTAAAA aGACATGTCGGGATGTTTTCTGTCCAGGCAGCTCCACATGCGTGGTGGACCAGACTAACAATGCTTACTGTGTGACGTGTAACCGGATTTGCCCAGAGCCCACCTCCTCTGAACAGTATCTCTGTGGGAATGATGGTGTGACCTACTCCAGTGCCTGTCACCTGAGGAAGGCTACCTGCCTACTGGGCAGATCGATTGGATTAGCCTATGAGGGAAAGTGTATCA AAGCAAAGTCCTGTGAAGATATCCAGTGCACTGGTGGAAAAAAGTGTTTATGGGATTTCAAGGTTGGCAGAGGCCGGTGTTCCCTCTGCGATGAGCTGTGCCCCGAGAGTAAGTCCGAGGAGCCTGTCTGTGCCAGTGACAATGCCACTTACGCCAGTGAGTGTGCCATGAAGGAGGCTGCCTGTTCCTCAGGTGTGCTGCTGGAAGTCAAGCACTCCGGATCTTGCAACT GA
- the FST gene encoding follistatin isoform X2, with product MVGPRHQPGGLCLLLLLLCQFMEDRSAQAGNCWLRQAKNGRCQVLYKTELSKEECCSTGRLSTSWTEEDVNDNTLFKWMIFNGGAPNCIPCKETCENVDCGPGKKCRMNKKNKPRCVCAPDCSNITWKGPVCGLDGKTYRNECALLKARCKEQPELEVQYQGKCKKTCRDVFCPGSSTCVVDQTNNAYCVTCNRICPEPTSSEQYLCGNDGVTYSSACHLRKATCLLGRSIGLAYEGKCITKSCEDIQCTGGKKCLWDFKVGRGRCSLCDELCPESKSEEPVCASDNATYASECAMKEAACSSGVLLEVKHSGSCNSISEDTEEEEEDEDQDYSFPISSILEW from the exons ATGGTCGGTCCCAGGCACCAGCCCGGCGGGCTgtgcctcctgctgctgctgctctgccAGTTCATGGAGGACCGCAGCGCCCAGG CTGGGAATTGCTGGCTCCGCCAAGCGAAGAACGGCCGCTGCCAGGTCCTGTACAAGACCGAACTGAGCAAGGAGGAGTGCTGCAGCACCGGCCGCCTGAGCACCTCGTGGACCGAGGAGGATGTAAATGACAACACGCTCTTCAAGTGGATGATTTTCAACGGGGGCGCCCCCAACTGCATCCCCTGTAAAG AAACATGTGAGAACGTGGACTGTGGACCCGGGAAAAAATGCCGAATGAACAAGAAGAACAAACCCCGCTGCGTCTGCGCCCCAGACTGTTCCAACATCACCTGGAAAGGGCCAGTCTGCGGGCTGGATGGGAAAACCTACCGCAACGAATGTGCACTCCTCAAGGCCAGATGTAAAGAGCAGCCGGAACTGGAAGTCCAGTACCAGGGCAAATGTAAAA aGACATGTCGGGATGTTTTCTGTCCAGGCAGCTCCACATGCGTGGTGGACCAGACTAACAATGCTTACTGTGTGACGTGTAACCGGATTTGCCCAGAGCCCACCTCCTCTGAACAGTATCTCTGTGGGAATGATGGTGTGACCTACTCCAGTGCCTGTCACCTGAGGAAGGCTACCTGCCTACTGGGCAGATCGATTGGATTAGCCTATGAGGGAAAGTGTATCA CAAAGTCCTGTGAAGATATCCAGTGCACTGGTGGAAAAAAGTGTTTATGGGATTTCAAGGTTGGCAGAGGCCGGTGTTCCCTCTGCGATGAGCTGTGCCCCGAGAGTAAGTCCGAGGAGCCTGTCTGTGCCAGTGACAATGCCACTTACGCCAGTGAGTGTGCCATGAAGGAGGCTGCCTGTTCCTCAGGTGTGCTGCTGGAAGTCAAGCACTCCGGATCTTGCAACT CCATTTCGGAAGACAccgaggaggaagaggaagatgaagacCAGGACTACAGCTTTCCTATATCTTCCATTCTAGAGTGGTAA